One Triplophysa rosa linkage group LG21, Trosa_1v2, whole genome shotgun sequence DNA segment encodes these proteins:
- the LOC130545287 gene encoding zinc finger protein 501-like, whose amino-acid sequence MLGNSGKQLLSSNRCVLNQSSRWRKRITCHRKQHVKKVQLTVSTAMSMMMVQVDVMCCKSVGTDLSMLDIDDLMTEICQLKKEVKLLETKLRERDQLNRKDVCGVSLCDQTSPDLLLSVCNEEQKTSVKLLDCEMELKTQIKEEQTDEDDVFYSDLMKVKEESSEPNEMEEKDHHLITGEESVTCLKTEKNEDNNSHMCPQCGKIFTYKSNLNRHMRIHTRERPYRCDQCGLTVNREYNLNRHMKIHTGEKSYRCDQCGKIFVRKDHLKEHMKVHTGEKSYKCDQCGKIFNRKDHLNEHIRVHTGEKPYRCDQCGKRFSWATSWRDHLLYHSGVRSFQCEQCSKTFFSANNLKQHMKNHTGVKPHVCSICGKTFSKLSNLKNHKKKTHTGVGSHMCSEQKSHPCYSCGQSFQKSRRLEIHMKKCCKVHPHETVQTRRSLRSSVTCSNYK is encoded by the exons ATGCTTGGTAACTCTGGTAAACAACTGTTGTCAAGCAACCGCTGCGTCCTCAACCAGTCCAGCAGGTGGCGCAAACGCATCACGTGTCACAGAAAACAGCACGTGAAGAAAGTTCAGCTCACCGTTTCAACAGCA ATGTCCATGATGATGGTGCAGGTGGATGtgatgtgctgtaaatcagtaGGAACTGATCTGTCTatgctggatattgatgatttgatgacagaaatctgtcagctgaagaaagaggtgaAGTTACTGGAGACAaaactcagagagagagaccaaCTCAACAGAAAG GATGTATGTGGTGTTTCTCTCTGTGATCAAACATCTCCAGATCTTCTGCTTTCTGTCTGTAATGAAGAGCAGAAGACATCAGTGAAGCTGCTGGACTGTGAGATGGAGctgaaaacacaaatcaaagaagaacagacagatgaagatgatgtgttttattcag ACCTGATGAAGGTGAAGGAGGAAAGTTCAGAACCGAATGAAATGGAGGAGAAAGACCATCATCTCATAACTGGAGAAGAATCTGTGACCTGCTTGAAGACTGAGAAGAATGAAGACAACAATTCTCACATGtgccctcagtgtggaaagatcTTCACATATAAATCCAATCTTAACaggcacatgagaattcacactagAGAACGCCCTTACAGATGTGACCAGTGTGGATTGACCGTAAATCGTGAATACAACCTTAACAGGCACAtgaaaattcacactggagaaaaatcTTACAGATGTGACCAGTGTGGAAAGATCTTCGTTCGTAAAGACCACCTTAAAGAGCACATGaaagttcacactggagaaaaatcttataaatgtgatcagTGTGGAAAAATCTTCAATCGTAAAGACCACCTTAATGAGCACAtaagagttcacactggagaaaagccttACAGATgtgatcagtgtggaaagagattTTCGTGGGCAACGTCTTGGAGAGATCATCTTCTATATCATTCTGGAGTGAGATCATTTCAGTGTGAACAGTGCAGTAAAACATTCTTTTCTGCAAATAACCTGAAACAACACATGAAGAATCATACAGGCGTGAAGCCTCATGTCTGTTCCATCTGTGGAAAGACCTTCTCAAAACTCTCcaaccttaaaaatcacaagaagaaaacacacacaggagTGGGATCTCATATGTGCTCTGAACAGAAATCTCACCCGTGCTACTCATGTGGACAGAGTTTTCAGAAATCAAGACGTCTTGAGATTCACATGAAGAAGTGTTGCAAAGTTCATCCACATGAAACTGTTCAGACCAGAAGATCCCTGAGATCATCAGTAACTTGTTCAAATTACAAGTGA